The proteins below are encoded in one region of Struthio camelus isolate bStrCam1 chromosome 23, bStrCam1.hap1, whole genome shotgun sequence:
- the SMAP2 gene encoding stromal membrane-associated protein 2 isoform X2, with protein sequence MQEMGNGKANRLYEAYLPENFRRPQTDQAVEGFIRDKYEKKKYMDRSIDINAFRKEKDDKWKRSNEPVSERKLEPIIFEKVKMPQKKEEMQQSRKNSPKSTEPVMDLLGLDAPVTTTVPNGRPSSLEKDLDLFASVGSNSDSRKVTGSMPTSGSAGSVPENLNLFPEPGGKGEEVGKKQLSKDSILSLYGSQTPQLPAQGAMFMAPAQMAYPAAAYTSFPGVAPSSSMVGGMMAPSMGMMTQPGAAGMVTPMALPAGYVGNMQAAVIGVPNGMMAAQQAGYVAGMAAVPQPVYSVQPAQQLQWNIAQMTQQMAGMNFYGANGMMGYGQSMGGGSAQGSNQSLSTQMWK encoded by the exons ATGCAGGAGAtgggaaatggaaaagcaaatCGTCTTTATGAAGCCTACCTGCCAGAGAACTTCAGGCGACCTCAAACAGATCA AGCTGTGGAGGGCTTCATTCGTGAtaaatatgaaaagaagaaatacatggACCGAAGTATTGACATCAATGCATTTAGG aaagaaaaggatgacAAATGGAAGAGGAGTAATGAGCCGGTATCAGAAAGAAAACTGGAACCGATCATCTTTGAGAAAGTGAAAATG cctcaaaagaaagaagaaatgcagcagTCTAGAAAAAATTCTCCTAAATCTACTGAACCAGTAATGGACTTGCTAGGACTTG ATGCTCCTGTGACAACCACTGTTCCAAATGGCAGGCCTAGCAGCTTAGAGAAGGATCTTGATCTCTTTGCCTCAGTGGGATCAAACTCTGACTCCAGGAAG GTCACCGGTTCTATGCCAACATCTGGAAGTGCTGGTTCTGTTCCTGAAAACTTGAATCTCTTCCCTgagccaggaggcaaaggggaggaAGTAGGGAAGAAGCAGCTCTCTAAAGACTCTATCCTATCCTTGTATGGCTCTCAGACGCCTCAGCTGCCTGCACAAG gagcgaTGTTCATGGCCCCAGCTCAGATGGCATATCCTGCAGCAGCATATACTAGCTTTCCAGGAGTAGCCCCTTCCAGCAGCATGGTGGGAGGCATGATGGCACCATCAATGGGAATGATGAcccagcctggagctgcagggatGGTGACTCCCATGGCCCTACCAGCTGGATATGTGGGTAACATGCAGGCAGCTGTCATCGGTGTGCCCAACGGGATGATGGCTGCACAGCAGGCTGGCTACGTAGCTGGCATGGCAGCGGTTCCACAGCCAGTCTACAGtgtgcagccagcacagcagcttCAGTGGAACATCGCTCAG ATGACCCAGCAGATGGCTGGGATGAACTTCTATGGAGCTAATGGCATGATGGGATATGGACAGTCAATGGGCGGAGGAAGTGCCCAGGGAAGCAATCAGTCCCTCAGCACTCAGATGTGGAAATAA